A genomic stretch from Kribbella amoyensis includes:
- a CDS encoding 2TM domain-containing protein codes for MLLAVIAACEVGFWVLLAGGLATRYLLRLPRLGLVLLAAVPLVDVVMLVASVIDIRQGGEPSFKHSLAAIFIGVSVGFGHSTLKWADSWAAYRFAGAPRPVKPRKGTREKARKERQGWYRHLLAYSVGCAVMIGLGLLSDRGFDALLGPAWTWTIVLVIDGFVSFSYTGEVDEDAEREQREKLTT; via the coding sequence GTGCTGCTCGCTGTGATCGCCGCGTGTGAGGTCGGCTTCTGGGTCCTGCTGGCCGGCGGCCTGGCGACCCGGTACCTGCTCCGGCTGCCGCGGCTCGGCCTGGTGCTGCTGGCCGCGGTTCCGCTGGTGGACGTGGTCATGCTGGTCGCCAGTGTGATCGACATCCGGCAGGGCGGGGAGCCGTCGTTCAAGCACTCGCTGGCCGCGATCTTCATCGGGGTCAGCGTCGGCTTCGGGCACAGCACGCTGAAGTGGGCGGACAGCTGGGCCGCGTACCGGTTCGCCGGCGCGCCGCGTCCGGTCAAGCCGCGCAAGGGCACCCGGGAGAAGGCTCGCAAGGAGCGCCAGGGCTGGTACCGGCACCTGCTCGCGTACTCCGTCGGGTGTGCCGTGATGATCGGGCTCGGCCTGCTGTCCGACCGTGGTTTCGACGCGCTGCTCGGACCCGCCTGGACCTGGACGATCGTGCTGGTGATCGACGGCTTCGTCTCGTTCAGCTACACCGGTGAGGTCGACGAGGACGCCGAACGGGAGCAGCGCGAGAAGCTCACCACCTGA
- a CDS encoding TetR/AcrR family transcriptional regulator — protein sequence MPKIVDHEARREEIAQALWRVVRRDGIRAASVRTVAAEAGWSAGAVRYYFPDQDGLVSFAMQLVGRRVRERLSALEAKGSLTEIALRYLEEVVPLDDERRAEFDIWLAFTAQAQAETGAGGLREQVGPMHDGLRSLCESVIALLSENGALRDGLDAEVETDRLHALIDGLSTHVAVVPSRTSPERVRQVLTAHLASLQP from the coding sequence ATGCCGAAGATCGTCGACCACGAAGCCCGCCGCGAGGAGATCGCCCAGGCCCTCTGGCGAGTGGTCCGCCGGGACGGCATCCGGGCCGCCTCGGTCCGGACCGTCGCGGCCGAGGCCGGCTGGTCCGCCGGCGCTGTCCGCTACTACTTCCCCGACCAGGACGGCCTGGTCAGCTTCGCCATGCAGCTGGTCGGCCGCCGGGTGCGCGAACGGCTCAGCGCGCTCGAGGCGAAGGGCTCGCTGACCGAGATCGCGCTGCGCTACCTGGAGGAGGTCGTGCCGCTCGACGACGAGCGCCGGGCCGAGTTCGACATCTGGCTGGCGTTCACCGCGCAGGCCCAGGCCGAGACCGGTGCCGGCGGTCTGCGCGAGCAGGTCGGCCCGATGCACGACGGCCTGCGCAGCCTGTGCGAATCGGTGATCGCCCTGCTGTCGGAGAACGGCGCGCTACGGGACGGACTCGACGCCGAGGTGGAGACCGACCGGTTGCACGCACTGATCGACGGGCTGTCGACGCACGTCGCCGTCGTCCCCAGCCGGACGAGTCCGGAACGGGTCCGCCAGGTGCTCACCGCGCACCTCGCGTCCTTGCAGCCGTGA
- a CDS encoding AAA family ATPase, with amino-acid sequence MESEGVIVVTGITAAGKSTVSQLLAERFQYGVHLRGEVFRRMIVSGQAAADADDGAEAMKQLRLRYRLVCQAADGYAQAGFTVVLQDVVIGELAREFLDAIESRPRYLVVLTPRPDVISSRLGGLSVDELDYELHAFTPRRGLWLDNSDLTPNETVDAILGRLDEAGFD; translated from the coding sequence ATGGAGTCGGAGGGGGTCATCGTCGTCACCGGCATCACGGCGGCGGGGAAGTCGACCGTCTCCCAACTGCTCGCCGAGCGGTTCCAGTACGGCGTCCATCTGCGCGGTGAGGTGTTCCGCCGGATGATCGTCAGCGGCCAGGCCGCGGCGGACGCCGATGACGGTGCCGAGGCGATGAAGCAGCTCCGGCTCCGGTACCGGCTGGTCTGCCAGGCCGCCGACGGGTACGCCCAGGCCGGGTTCACGGTGGTCCTGCAGGACGTGGTGATCGGCGAACTGGCGCGCGAGTTCCTGGACGCGATCGAGAGCCGGCCGCGGTACCTGGTCGTCCTGACCCCACGGCCGGACGTGATCTCGTCCCGGCTCGGCGGCCTGTCCGTGGACGAGCTGGACTACGAGTTGCACGCCTTCACGCCCCGTCGCGGACTCTGGCTGGACAACTCCGACCTGACCCCGAACGAGACCGTCGACGCCATCCTCGGCCGCCTCGACGAGGCCGGCTTCGACTGA